caaaaaaaaaaccaacaaaaatagattttaagaCTTGTACAGAGATGAAAAGTCATAATTGTTTGATTTATATTCTAATAACGATAAATCATACAACCTTAATTCAACTATAATTCTGGAGATCACACCCATGCTTTGCAATGAGTAGGCTACACAACCGCTTATGTGTTTAGCAGAAAGGTTAGGATCATACGGTAGTAAAGAGTAaaatagataatatattttagcattttaaaatattatgtaaatgaatgcaGATTATTTAAACAAGATGCAATTGTATTCGCTTTCCTCATCACAGTGGAGCATATTACGCTGTATTAATTAAGACTTTCTCTGAAGTGGTCATTGGTGCGTTAATGGCTGGCCTGTATGCAGGAACCTAACGGTATTTAAATTAGTACTTGCCTGCCACCTAGTGGCCAATGTTTAGTATAACATAATTTTGCTTGCAGTAGGATGTGATGATCTTAATGACTGCAGCAGTTATATATAGGTATGAATAGTGTTATTAAACATGTCCCGCGACACCCGTAATAGCATAGTGTCTGGCAGCCTAAAATCTTGGGGGGCAAATATTAGGTGCAGAAATCCATCTGTGTCATAAAACGGACAGATCTGGAACTTTTCTTCACATTGTAAACGGACATTCCAATCTGTCACTTTCATATCATTCTTATCCCCCCTCTCATTTTCACCTTATAGCCATTGGTCTTTAtacaatatagatttttttgcgATGAAAATCTCCATGACTCTCTTTCCTTCCCCGGGAACCCTCATATTCTTGTACATTTCTTTCCCCATTTTCTTCTCAATGACTTCATATCAATGTGTCTCCCTGTGGTAGATCACTACAGAAAGCTGGCCACTTAAATTTAATGCTTGGTTATAtggttattgtgtatttttattgttttacaaaaCCATACtggtttattatttataacgTTAAGAATTGCTCTGTATGCTGTGTTCATGTAAATAAAAGGGGTCATTCTTGTGCAATTTTTTACTTGGAATAAAGCCGCGGCTCTTTAAACTCTTGTTGAAACCTTACCTGTTGGTGATTATTGCACAGTGTTTTAAACATCTAATATATGAATAGCGTATCACAAAACAACATGTGGAGTGGTACACACTTACTAGATGTCATGTTTTAAGTATTAGATACAGATTGCCAATGCACCTTTTATATTTACTGTTTCTATAATTCAGTGATTAACGATTTGGTAGTAATCAGTTTGTTGTTCTGTTGTTCTTGCAGCTTTGTGCAAGATTCACCATCCTTCGAGAATGTCACCAGCAGGAAGCAGCCATCACACAGCCGCTTGTCCTCTCTGTCCCAAACGGAAACCGACCAGCACGACTCAATCACTGACCCGCATGATGCCAGCTTGGATCGTTCCAGCTTGGACATGGATTCGACGGATGGCACAGAGAGCACCCCTTCTTTCAAAGAGGCCAGATTAACGGATTTCTCGTTTATGGATGTAAGTGGCCGTTGGGTTCTGTTCTGCTTGAGCTCATTCACACATAGCATTCAGTGGTAGATGTGATGTCGGTAGTGACTACCCATAGTCTTTATGGTTTCTGTAAGAAAGGAAGTCGGAAACTTGATCAGCCGATTAACCCTCGATCAAACCTAGATTTTGGCTTGTTTATAATGGCAGACAAAATCCATGTTTATATATCTAAGCTATGAATGAGAAAATGCTGGAATATGTAATACTTGGAATGCAGCTCCTAGTGCAGGTTACATTGTAAAGTTATATAGGTTAATAGCTCTACGTGCTGGAGAGCCGTCTTGTAGGAAGCGtattatatatgtgcatataaaCGTGTGTGCATATATGTCTACTATAAATGAGTGCTAGTATACGCTTTTATTGCATATTGCAAGTGCAGGAGAAGCACCCAGATGTATATCTGTTATAGCACAGCCATTAGAGAGACACTCCAGCCGTTAAATGCACTTTAAtctatatgatagctgagatgttccttttatttttcagagcatctctcttgcaaatgcattagAATAGATCTTTAGAATCCCTCTATATGCGTTTGatgatgtgtgttttttatttattttttgccccTCAGCAAACGTCGGTCTTGGATTCCACAGCGTTAAAGAACAGGGTGCAACTTAGCCGGAGGAGCCAACGTCGTGCTCCCAGCCAGTCCCAGCGCAGGAGCCGCTTACTACAGTCCAGTAGCCAGCTTGCAGTGATAGAGGATGCAGACAGCCCTTGGATGTACACAGATTCTACAGGTAACATTCCTACACATGGACACAAGATCACCAAAACAtccatctcacacacacaccatccaATGCTGATGGATGCATGTATGGAGACTGTAGCTTCTTATGTACACGGAGCTCCCAAGCCAAAACTCCACACACGCTGATAACATCTGCATGATATAGATTTAGTAGGATAAGAATTGACAGAAAATTGAAAGCATTTGTGGATGTCTGATCCCATATTGACGGGCCAAGATTCAATTTCTAGTTTAATGGCACTGTCATAAATTACGATAAACGTTCTACTATGTGTTTCTAGACATTGATTTTGTTTAACGACCTAACATGACTATTGGGTTTTATAGCAGAAAAGGCAGATAAGAAAGAGGACAGTGATGAAGATGAAAAACCACAAAGGATCTCCGCTCAGCCTCAGAGAGTGCCAATGTTTCCCGGCATGAACCCCTCCACCTTGATGGTAATGTCGTTTTTCAGTTGGCTACAATGTGTTTGTAACATGCTGTTTGTCCCAGACTGATTAATTGCAATCCATAACCTACCCTCTTTATAGTCATGGTCATATAGAAACAGTGACCAGGGAAATTACTGTCCTTACTGTAGGGGGGAAAATTACTGTCCTTACTATAGGGGGGATAAACCTGCCTcctccatgaaaaaaaaaccataaaataataaaaacaggtaGCACCCCTACCTCCAGACAGCACAAAGAAGCCTGCAAAATAATTCTGATTTCTGTAATATAGtttctgtttaaaatatatattatggttTGTAAAGTTAGATTATAAACTCACAAGCGGGGCCCGCAAAATCCAGGAATTTTGTgtaaagtaccataaggctagatgtcAAGCAGGGTTCCCAACtactgatgtgtctgtatgtattaatatatatttcttatgtatgtgttaaccgTCTCGTTTACGTTGTACAGCActtggcgcttaataaataaaagataataataataaagtttagCATTTTTCTGTACAAATAGGCCCAGCTCAGGAAAAGACCAGAAAGCAGTGGGGAATCACCAGCTCAGCCATCAAGGTCGCCAAAGTCACCTCTCCCACAAGGAACCTTAGGCATCAAACTCCTTCCCACTTCAACAGATAAGCAAGACAGGTGAGATGATTTATACTGTTCTCTCCTGGGTAGGGGCGACCATTGCAGTCCAGTAAGAGAGCCATTGGGAGAAGAccaaattctttacatttacatatatttaaccCCCCAAGTCCCTATCATTTGCTCAAATAAAGATCTTAAATACACTGCTTTACTGACGGATGAAGAAAAcagttgtacagcgctacggaatttgatggcgctatataaaacaataaataataataagttgtACAGCTAGATACCAAaggagaaataattatttgtaacTGTTGGTCTTGGGTCCTGAGCTAtagttttattttgattttattccACCAAATTCTGGACCAAATTGCCACTTTATCAGTGATACTGTGATTGCCAATATTATGCCAAGATCTACCAGAACAAGGCTggggtctttttttgttttagacaaAGATGGTTTACTAAATCTGTTAATACGACTCttaattactttttaatgttttagagGGGCAGAGGAATCCCCCCAGTGGTTAAAGGAGCTGAAATCAAAGAAGAGACAGAGCCAGTATGAGAACCAATCTTAACAGGTTAGTCCATTCTGGGTTTCCAGCCTCCTACCTCAGTGACCCCGTTGCATGTACATTATTCAGCCATATCTGTAGTGCCACCACAATTCAAGCAGTTTAGGTGGCTGCCTACGGTTCCCCTTTTTATCATGTATATCTGTGCTTGCCAAACATCCTTTCTAGCCTTTGGGCCAGAGccatagctagctccttttgcacccgaggcaagaatgAAAAATGTGCCCCCTagcttgttttatttacactgcccttacacacacctgtccatacacatacacatta
The DNA window shown above is from Spea bombifrons isolate aSpeBom1 chromosome 1, aSpeBom1.2.pri, whole genome shotgun sequence and carries:
- the KIAA1671 gene encoding uncharacterized protein KIAA1671 homolog produces the protein MEYLGDKLTVAHTHMNQWMGTMRRSLQEALSVMSTAVAHERTSIDGGSRNPFKRTSSFRHFASRSRESFRRFSVRSQQRFSSLRKRHATSDQTDPEQVKQCFTRTSSTHKDTDSLVPEPDRRYGTWSHDQQQNDDGFVQDSPSFENVTSRKQPSHSRLSSLSQTETDQHDSITDPHDASLDRSSLDMDSTDGTESTPSFKEARLTDFSFMDQTSVLDSTALKNRVQLSRRSQRRAPSQSQRRSRLLQSSSQLAVIEDADSPWMYTDSTAEKADKKEDSDEDEKPQRISAQPQRVPMFPGMNPSTLMAQLRKRPESSGESPAQPSRSPKSPLPQGTLGIKLLPTSTDKQDRGAEESPQWLKELKSKKRQSQYENQS